One region of Desmodus rotundus isolate HL8 chromosome 11, HLdesRot8A.1, whole genome shotgun sequence genomic DNA includes:
- the BAG6 gene encoding large proline-rich protein BAG6 isoform X9, which produces MEPNNSTSTTVEEPDSLEVLVKTLDSQTRTFIVGAQMNVKEFKEHIAASVSIPSEKQRLIYQGRVLQDDKKLQEYNVGGKVIHLVERAPPQTQLPSGASSGTGSASATHSGGPTLGTRGPGASVHDRNANSYVMVGTFNLPSDGSAVDVHINMEQAPIQSEPRVRLVMAQHLIRDIQTLLSRMECRGGSQAQHNQPPAQTPTVAPEPVALSSQTSEPVETVVSSREPMEAEEVEERAPAQSPELTPSGPAPAGPTPAPETNAPNHPSPAEYVEVLQELQRLESRLHPFLQRYYEVLGAAASTDYNNNQEGREEDQRLINLVGESLRLLGNTFVALSDLRCNLACAPPRHLHVVRPMSHYTTPMVLQQAAIPIQINVGTTVTMTGNGTRPPPTHGTEAPPTGPGQASTLAPSSATVDSTEGAPPPGPAPLPTPSHPRVIRISHQSVEPVVMMHMNIQDSGTQPGGVPSAPTGPLGPPGHGQTLGSTLIQLPSLSPEFMHAVAHQITHQAMVAAVASAATGQQMPGFQAAPTRVVIARPTPPQARPSHPGGTPVLGTLQGAGLGANASLAQMVSGLVGQLLMQPVLVAQGSPGMAAPPAPATASASAGTTNTATTAGPAPGGPTQPPPPQPSTSDLQFSQLLGNLLGPAGPGSGGPGVAPPSITVAMPGVPAFLQGVTDFLQATQTAPPPPPPPPPPPLAPEQQATPPPGSPSGGTGSPGGLGPESLSPEFFTSVVQGVLSSLLGSLGARAGSSESIAAFIQRLSGSSNIFEPGADGALGFFGALLSLLCQNFSMVDVVMLLHGHFQPLQRLQPQLRSFFHQHYLGGQEPTPGNIRMATHTLVTGLEEYVRESFSLVQVQPGVDIIRTNLEFLQEQFNSIAAHVLHCTDGGFGARLLELCNQGLFECLALNLHCLGGQQMELAAVINGRIRRMSRGVNPSLVSWLTTMMGLRLQVVLEHMPVGPDAILRYVRRVGDPPQPLSEEPMEVQGSERTSPEPQRENASPAPGTTAEEAMSRRPPPAPEGGSRDEQDGASAETEPWAAAVPPEWVPIIQQDIQSQRKAKPQPPLSDAYLSGMPAKRRKTMQGEGPQLLLSEAVSRAAKAAGARPLTSPESLSQDLEAPEVQESYRQQLRADIQKRLQEDPNYSPQRFPNAHRAFAEDP; this is translated from the exons ATGGAGCCCAATAATAGTACCAGTACCACAGTGGAGGAGCCTGACAGCCTGGAGGTGCTGGTGAAGACCCTGGACTCTCAGACTCGGACCTTTATTGTGGGGGCCCAG ATGAATGTGAAGGAGTTTAAGGAGCACATTGCTGCCTCTGTCAGCATCCCCTCTGAGAAACAGCGGCTTATCTACCAGGGACGGGTTCTGCAGGATGATAAGAAGCTCCAGGAATACA atgtTGGGGGAAAGGTTATCCACCTGGTGGAACGTGCTCCTCCTCAGACTCAGCTCCCTTCGGGGGCATCTTCTGGGACAGGGTCTGCCTCAGCCACCCACAGTGGGGGACCCACACTTGGTACTCGGGGGCCTGGGGCCTCTGTTCATGACCGGAATGCCAACAGCTATGTCATGGTTGGAACCTTCAACCTTCCT agtGACGGCTCTGCTGTGGACGTTCACATCAACATGGAGCAGGCCCCGATTCAG AGTGAGCCTCGAGTCCGGCTGGTGATGGCTCAGCACCTGATCAGGGACATACAGACCTTACTCTCGCGCATGGAG TGTCGAGGGGGGTCCCAAGCACAGCATAATCAGCCGCCTGCACAGACACCGACTGTGGCCCCAGAGCCAGTAGCCTTGAGTTCTCAGACATCAGAACCAGTCGAGACCGTAGTGTCTTCTCGGGAGCCCATGGAGGCGGAAGAAGTGGAGGAGCGTGCCCCAGCCCAGAGCCCGGAGCTCACCCCTTCTGGCCCAGCCCCAGCGGGCCCAACACCTGCGCCAGAGACAAATGCTCCCAA CCATCCTTCCCCTGCGGAGTATGTCGAGGTGCTCCAGGAGCTCCAGCGGCTTGAAAGCCGCCTTCATCCCTTCCTGCAGCGCTACTATGAGGTTCTGGGCGCCGCTGCCAGCACAGACTACAACAACAAT CAAGAGGGTCGAGAAGAGGACCAGCGCTTGATCAACCTGGTTGGGGAGAGCCTGCGGCTGCTGGGCAACACCTTTGTGGCGCTGTCCGATCTGCGCTGCAATCTGGCCTGTGCGCCCCCGCGGCACCTGCATGTGGTCCGACCTATGTCTCACTACACCACCCCCATGGTGCTTCAGCAGGCAGCCATCCCCATTCAG ATCAACGTGGGGACCACTGTGACCATGACTGGGAATGGGACTCGACCCCCGCCGACTCATGGCACAGAGGCACCTCCCACTGGTCCTGGACAGGCCTCGACCCTGGCTCCCTCTTCTGCTACTGTCGACTCAACTGAGGGGGCACCTCCCCCAGGGCCAGCTCCCCTGCCAACCCCCAGCCACCCGCGGGTCATCCGGATTTCCCACCAGAGCGTGGAACCCGTGGTCATGATGCACATGAACATTCAAG ATTCTGGCACACAGCCTGGTGGAGTTCCGAGTGCTCCCACTGGCCCCCTGGGACCCCCTGGTCATGGCCAGACCCTGG GCTCCACCCTCATCCAGctgccctccctgtcccctgagTTCATGCACGCCGTCGCCCACCAGATCACTCATCAGGCCATGGTGGCAGCTGTTGCCTCCGCGGCCACAG GACAGCAGATGCCAGGTTTCCAGGCAGCTCCGACCCGGGTGGTGATTGCCCGGCCCACCCCTCCACAGGCTCGGCCTTCCCATCCTGGGGGGACCCCAGTCTTGGGGACTCTG CAGGGTGCTGGTCTGGGTGCCAATGCCTCTCTAGCCCAGATGGTGAGCGGCCTTGTGGGGCAGCTTCTTATGCAGCCCGTCCTTGTGG CTCAGGGGTCCCCAGGAATGGCTGCACCTCCAGCTCCTGCCACTGCATCAGCCAGTGCTGGCACCACCAACACGGCTACCACAGCCGGCCCTGCTCCTGGGGGGcccacccagcctcctcccccccagccctccacctctgATCTGCAGTTCTCTCAGCTCCTGGGGAACTTGCTGGGACCTGCGGGGCCGGGCAGTGGAGGGCCCGGTGTGGCCCCTCCCAGCATCACAGTGGCGATGCCTGGCGTCCCTGCGTTTCTTCAGGGCGTGACTGACTTTCTGCAG GCAACGCAGACAGCCCCTCCGCcgcctccaccccccccacctccacctctggcCCCAGAACAGCAGGCCACACCCCCACCAGGGTCCCCTTCTGGTGGCACAGGGAGTCCTGGAGGCCTGGGTCCGGAAAGCCTGTCGCCGGAGTTCTTTACCTCAGTGGTGCAGGGCGTGCTGAGCTCTCTGCTGGGCTCGCTGGGGGCTCGGGCCGGCAGCAGTGAGAGCATCGCCGCTTTCATACAGCGCCTCAGCGGGTCCAGCAACATCTTCGAGCCCGGGGCTGACGGCGCTCTTG GGTTCTTTGGGGCCCTGCTCTCACTCCTGTGCCAGAACTTTTCTATGGTGGATGTGGTGATGCTTCTCCACGGGCATTTCCAGCCACTGCAGcggctccagccccagctgcgCTCCTTCTTCCACCAGCACTACCTGGGTGGCCAAGAGCCCACACCTGGTAACATCCGG ATGGCAACCCACACATTGGTCACTGGGCTAGAAGAGTATGTTCGGGAGAGTTTT TCCCTGGTGCAGGTTCAGCCAGGTGTGGACATCATCCGGACAAATCTGGAGTTCCTCCAAGAGCAGTTTAATAGCATTGCTGCTCACGTCCTGCACTGCACAG ACGGAGGGTTTGGGGCCCGTTTGCTGGAGCTGTGTAACCAGGGCCTGTTCGAATGCCTTGCTCTGAACCTGCACTGCTTGGGGGGCCAGCAGATGGAGCTAGCTGCCGTCATCAATGGCCGGATT CGTCGCATGTCTCGTGGGGTAAACCCCTCCTTGGTGAGCTGGCTGACCACGATGATGGGACTGAGGCTTCAGGTGGTCCTGGAGCACATGCCTGTAGGCCCCGATGCCATCCTCAGATACGTTCGCAGGGTTGGTGACCCCCCACAG CCACTTTCTGAGGAGCCAATGGAAGTTCAGGGATCAGAGAGAACCTCTCCTGAGCCTCAG CGGGAGAACGCTTCCCCAGCACCTGGAACAACAGCGGAAGAGGCTATGTCACGACGCCCACCTCCTGCTCCGGAGGGGGGCTCCCGAGATGAGCAGGACGGAGCGTCTGCTGAGACAGAACCTTGGGCAGCTGCAGTCCCCCCA GAATGGGTCCCTATCATCCAGCAGGACATTCAGAGCCAGCGGAAGGCGAAGCCGCAGCCTCCCCTGAGCGACGCCTACCTCAGTGGTATGCCTGCCAAGAGACGCAAG ACGATGCAGGGTGAGGGTCCCCAGCTGCTTCTTTCAGAGGCCGTGAGCCGGGCAGCTAAGGCAGCCGGAGCTCGGCCCCTGACAAGCCCTGAGAGCCTGAGCCAGGACCTGGAGGCACCAGAGGTTCAGGAGAGCTACAGGCAGCAG CTCCGGGCTGATATACAGAAGCGACTGCAGGAAGACCCCAACTACAGCCCCCAGCGCTTCCCTAATGCCCACCGGGCCTTTGCTGAGGACCCCTAG
- the BAG6 gene encoding large proline-rich protein BAG6 isoform X2 has protein sequence MRRTQTQYGPPGDGSSGGSSGCSAPSHLGRPRPVSPSGTHCLGPRTFLSCPTKVKLGNLGGAGSSASRSPNTVGGTEVAVGGRKLLAMEPNNSTSTTVEEPDSLEVLVKTLDSQTRTFIVGAQMNVKEFKEHIAASVSIPSEKQRLIYQGRVLQDDKKLQEYNVGGKVIHLVERAPPQTQLPSGASSGTGSASATHSGGPTLGTRGPGASVHDRNANSYVMVGTFNLPSDGSAVDVHINMEQAPIQSEPRVRLVMAQHLIRDIQTLLSRMECRGGSQAQHNQPPAQTPTVAPEPVALSSQTSEPVETVVSSREPMEAEEVEERAPAQSPELTPSGPAPAGPTPAPETNAPNHPSPAEYVEVLQELQRLESRLHPFLQRYYEVLGAAASTDYNNNQEGREEDQRLINLVGESLRLLGNTFVALSDLRCNLACAPPRHLHVVRPMSHYTTPMVLQQAAIPIQINVGTTVTMTGNGTRPPPTHGTEAPPTGPGQASTLAPSSATVDSTEGAPPPGPAPLPTPSHPRVIRISHQSVEPVVMMHMNIQDSGTQPGGVPSAPTGPLGPPGHGQTLGSTLIQLPSLSPEFMHAVAHQITHQAMVAAVASAATGQQMPGFQAAPTRVVIARPTPPQARPSHPGGTPVLGTLGAGLGANASLAQMVSGLVGQLLMQPVLVAQGSPGMAAPPAPATASASAGTTNTATTAGPAPGGPTQPPPPQPSTSDLQFSQLLGNLLGPAGPGSGGPGVAPPSITVAMPGVPAFLQGVTDFLQATQTAPPPPPPPPPPPLAPEQQATPPPGSPSGGTGSPGGLGPESLSPEFFTSVVQGVLSSLLGSLGARAGSSESIAAFIQRLSGSSNIFEPGADGALGFFGALLSLLCQNFSMVDVVMLLHGHFQPLQRLQPQLRSFFHQHYLGGQEPTPGNIRMATHTLVTGLEEYVRESFSLVQVQPGVDIIRTNLEFLQEQFNSIAAHVLHCTDGGFGARLLELCNQGLFECLALNLHCLGGQQMELAAVINGRIRRMSRGVNPSLVSWLTTMMGLRLQVVLEHMPVGPDAILRYVRRVGDPPQPLSEEPMEVQGSERTSPEPQRENASPAPGTTAEEAMSRRPPPAPEGGSRDEQDGASAETEPWAAAVPPEWVPIIQQDIQSQRKAKPQPPLSDAYLSGMPAKRRKTMQGEGPQLLLSEAVSRAAKAAGARPLTSPESLSQDLEAPEVQESYRQQLRADIQKRLQEDPNYSPQRFPNAHRAFAEDP, from the exons ATGCGACGCACGCAGACGCAGTACGGTCCCCCGGGCGACGGCAGCAGCGGCGGCTCCTCGGGGTGCTCGGCTCCCTCCCATCTAGGCCGGCCCCGGCCCGTCTCGCCCTCCGGAACCCACTGTTTGGGGCCGCGGACTTTTTTGTCGTGCCCCACGAAAGTGAAGCTTGGGAACCTGGGGGGAGCCGGAAGTTCCGCCTCGCGATCTCCAAATACTGTCGGGGGAACGGAAGTGGCCGTCGGTGGCAG AAAGCTGTTGGCCATGGAGCCCAATAATAGTACCAGTACCACAGTGGAGGAGCCTGACAGCCTGGAGGTGCTGGTGAAGACCCTGGACTCTCAGACTCGGACCTTTATTGTGGGGGCCCAG ATGAATGTGAAGGAGTTTAAGGAGCACATTGCTGCCTCTGTCAGCATCCCCTCTGAGAAACAGCGGCTTATCTACCAGGGACGGGTTCTGCAGGATGATAAGAAGCTCCAGGAATACA atgtTGGGGGAAAGGTTATCCACCTGGTGGAACGTGCTCCTCCTCAGACTCAGCTCCCTTCGGGGGCATCTTCTGGGACAGGGTCTGCCTCAGCCACCCACAGTGGGGGACCCACACTTGGTACTCGGGGGCCTGGGGCCTCTGTTCATGACCGGAATGCCAACAGCTATGTCATGGTTGGAACCTTCAACCTTCCT agtGACGGCTCTGCTGTGGACGTTCACATCAACATGGAGCAGGCCCCGATTCAG AGTGAGCCTCGAGTCCGGCTGGTGATGGCTCAGCACCTGATCAGGGACATACAGACCTTACTCTCGCGCATGGAG TGTCGAGGGGGGTCCCAAGCACAGCATAATCAGCCGCCTGCACAGACACCGACTGTGGCCCCAGAGCCAGTAGCCTTGAGTTCTCAGACATCAGAACCAGTCGAGACCGTAGTGTCTTCTCGGGAGCCCATGGAGGCGGAAGAAGTGGAGGAGCGTGCCCCAGCCCAGAGCCCGGAGCTCACCCCTTCTGGCCCAGCCCCAGCGGGCCCAACACCTGCGCCAGAGACAAATGCTCCCAA CCATCCTTCCCCTGCGGAGTATGTCGAGGTGCTCCAGGAGCTCCAGCGGCTTGAAAGCCGCCTTCATCCCTTCCTGCAGCGCTACTATGAGGTTCTGGGCGCCGCTGCCAGCACAGACTACAACAACAAT CAAGAGGGTCGAGAAGAGGACCAGCGCTTGATCAACCTGGTTGGGGAGAGCCTGCGGCTGCTGGGCAACACCTTTGTGGCGCTGTCCGATCTGCGCTGCAATCTGGCCTGTGCGCCCCCGCGGCACCTGCATGTGGTCCGACCTATGTCTCACTACACCACCCCCATGGTGCTTCAGCAGGCAGCCATCCCCATTCAG ATCAACGTGGGGACCACTGTGACCATGACTGGGAATGGGACTCGACCCCCGCCGACTCATGGCACAGAGGCACCTCCCACTGGTCCTGGACAGGCCTCGACCCTGGCTCCCTCTTCTGCTACTGTCGACTCAACTGAGGGGGCACCTCCCCCAGGGCCAGCTCCCCTGCCAACCCCCAGCCACCCGCGGGTCATCCGGATTTCCCACCAGAGCGTGGAACCCGTGGTCATGATGCACATGAACATTCAAG ATTCTGGCACACAGCCTGGTGGAGTTCCGAGTGCTCCCACTGGCCCCCTGGGACCCCCTGGTCATGGCCAGACCCTGG GCTCCACCCTCATCCAGctgccctccctgtcccctgagTTCATGCACGCCGTCGCCCACCAGATCACTCATCAGGCCATGGTGGCAGCTGTTGCCTCCGCGGCCACAG GACAGCAGATGCCAGGTTTCCAGGCAGCTCCGACCCGGGTGGTGATTGCCCGGCCCACCCCTCCACAGGCTCGGCCTTCCCATCCTGGGGGGACCCCAGTCTTGGGGACTCTG GGTGCTGGTCTGGGTGCCAATGCCTCTCTAGCCCAGATGGTGAGCGGCCTTGTGGGGCAGCTTCTTATGCAGCCCGTCCTTGTGG CTCAGGGGTCCCCAGGAATGGCTGCACCTCCAGCTCCTGCCACTGCATCAGCCAGTGCTGGCACCACCAACACGGCTACCACAGCCGGCCCTGCTCCTGGGGGGcccacccagcctcctcccccccagccctccacctctgATCTGCAGTTCTCTCAGCTCCTGGGGAACTTGCTGGGACCTGCGGGGCCGGGCAGTGGAGGGCCCGGTGTGGCCCCTCCCAGCATCACAGTGGCGATGCCTGGCGTCCCTGCGTTTCTTCAGGGCGTGACTGACTTTCTGCAG GCAACGCAGACAGCCCCTCCGCcgcctccaccccccccacctccacctctggcCCCAGAACAGCAGGCCACACCCCCACCAGGGTCCCCTTCTGGTGGCACAGGGAGTCCTGGAGGCCTGGGTCCGGAAAGCCTGTCGCCGGAGTTCTTTACCTCAGTGGTGCAGGGCGTGCTGAGCTCTCTGCTGGGCTCGCTGGGGGCTCGGGCCGGCAGCAGTGAGAGCATCGCCGCTTTCATACAGCGCCTCAGCGGGTCCAGCAACATCTTCGAGCCCGGGGCTGACGGCGCTCTTG GGTTCTTTGGGGCCCTGCTCTCACTCCTGTGCCAGAACTTTTCTATGGTGGATGTGGTGATGCTTCTCCACGGGCATTTCCAGCCACTGCAGcggctccagccccagctgcgCTCCTTCTTCCACCAGCACTACCTGGGTGGCCAAGAGCCCACACCTGGTAACATCCGG ATGGCAACCCACACATTGGTCACTGGGCTAGAAGAGTATGTTCGGGAGAGTTTT TCCCTGGTGCAGGTTCAGCCAGGTGTGGACATCATCCGGACAAATCTGGAGTTCCTCCAAGAGCAGTTTAATAGCATTGCTGCTCACGTCCTGCACTGCACAG ACGGAGGGTTTGGGGCCCGTTTGCTGGAGCTGTGTAACCAGGGCCTGTTCGAATGCCTTGCTCTGAACCTGCACTGCTTGGGGGGCCAGCAGATGGAGCTAGCTGCCGTCATCAATGGCCGGATT CGTCGCATGTCTCGTGGGGTAAACCCCTCCTTGGTGAGCTGGCTGACCACGATGATGGGACTGAGGCTTCAGGTGGTCCTGGAGCACATGCCTGTAGGCCCCGATGCCATCCTCAGATACGTTCGCAGGGTTGGTGACCCCCCACAG CCACTTTCTGAGGAGCCAATGGAAGTTCAGGGATCAGAGAGAACCTCTCCTGAGCCTCAG CGGGAGAACGCTTCCCCAGCACCTGGAACAACAGCGGAAGAGGCTATGTCACGACGCCCACCTCCTGCTCCGGAGGGGGGCTCCCGAGATGAGCAGGACGGAGCGTCTGCTGAGACAGAACCTTGGGCAGCTGCAGTCCCCCCA GAATGGGTCCCTATCATCCAGCAGGACATTCAGAGCCAGCGGAAGGCGAAGCCGCAGCCTCCCCTGAGCGACGCCTACCTCAGTGGTATGCCTGCCAAGAGACGCAAG ACGATGCAGGGTGAGGGTCCCCAGCTGCTTCTTTCAGAGGCCGTGAGCCGGGCAGCTAAGGCAGCCGGAGCTCGGCCCCTGACAAGCCCTGAGAGCCTGAGCCAGGACCTGGAGGCACCAGAGGTTCAGGAGAGCTACAGGCAGCAG CTCCGGGCTGATATACAGAAGCGACTGCAGGAAGACCCCAACTACAGCCCCCAGCGCTTCCCTAATGCCCACCGGGCCTTTGCTGAGGACCCCTAG
- the BAG6 gene encoding large proline-rich protein BAG6 isoform X1, translating into MRRTQTQYGPPGDGSSGGSSGCSAPSHLGRPRPVSPSGTHCLGPRTFLSCPTKVKLGNLGGAGSSASRSPNTVGGTEVAVGGRKLLAMEPNNSTSTTVEEPDSLEVLVKTLDSQTRTFIVGAQMNVKEFKEHIAASVSIPSEKQRLIYQGRVLQDDKKLQEYNVGGKVIHLVERAPPQTQLPSGASSGTGSASATHSGGPTLGTRGPGASVHDRNANSYVMVGTFNLPSDGSAVDVHINMEQAPIQSEPRVRLVMAQHLIRDIQTLLSRMECRGGSQAQHNQPPAQTPTVAPEPVALSSQTSEPVETVVSSREPMEAEEVEERAPAQSPELTPSGPAPAGPTPAPETNAPNHPSPAEYVEVLQELQRLESRLHPFLQRYYEVLGAAASTDYNNNQEGREEDQRLINLVGESLRLLGNTFVALSDLRCNLACAPPRHLHVVRPMSHYTTPMVLQQAAIPIQINVGTTVTMTGNGTRPPPTHGTEAPPTGPGQASTLAPSSATVDSTEGAPPPGPAPLPTPSHPRVIRISHQSVEPVVMMHMNIQDSGTQPGGVPSAPTGPLGPPGHGQTLGSTLIQLPSLSPEFMHAVAHQITHQAMVAAVASAATGQQMPGFQAAPTRVVIARPTPPQARPSHPGGTPVLGTLQGAGLGANASLAQMVSGLVGQLLMQPVLVAQGSPGMAAPPAPATASASAGTTNTATTAGPAPGGPTQPPPPQPSTSDLQFSQLLGNLLGPAGPGSGGPGVAPPSITVAMPGVPAFLQGVTDFLQATQTAPPPPPPPPPPPLAPEQQATPPPGSPSGGTGSPGGLGPESLSPEFFTSVVQGVLSSLLGSLGARAGSSESIAAFIQRLSGSSNIFEPGADGALGFFGALLSLLCQNFSMVDVVMLLHGHFQPLQRLQPQLRSFFHQHYLGGQEPTPGNIRMATHTLVTGLEEYVRESFSLVQVQPGVDIIRTNLEFLQEQFNSIAAHVLHCTDGGFGARLLELCNQGLFECLALNLHCLGGQQMELAAVINGRIRRMSRGVNPSLVSWLTTMMGLRLQVVLEHMPVGPDAILRYVRRVGDPPQPLSEEPMEVQGSERTSPEPQRENASPAPGTTAEEAMSRRPPPAPEGGSRDEQDGASAETEPWAAAVPPEWVPIIQQDIQSQRKAKPQPPLSDAYLSGMPAKRRKTMQGEGPQLLLSEAVSRAAKAAGARPLTSPESLSQDLEAPEVQESYRQQLRADIQKRLQEDPNYSPQRFPNAHRAFAEDP; encoded by the exons ATGCGACGCACGCAGACGCAGTACGGTCCCCCGGGCGACGGCAGCAGCGGCGGCTCCTCGGGGTGCTCGGCTCCCTCCCATCTAGGCCGGCCCCGGCCCGTCTCGCCCTCCGGAACCCACTGTTTGGGGCCGCGGACTTTTTTGTCGTGCCCCACGAAAGTGAAGCTTGGGAACCTGGGGGGAGCCGGAAGTTCCGCCTCGCGATCTCCAAATACTGTCGGGGGAACGGAAGTGGCCGTCGGTGGCAG AAAGCTGTTGGCCATGGAGCCCAATAATAGTACCAGTACCACAGTGGAGGAGCCTGACAGCCTGGAGGTGCTGGTGAAGACCCTGGACTCTCAGACTCGGACCTTTATTGTGGGGGCCCAG ATGAATGTGAAGGAGTTTAAGGAGCACATTGCTGCCTCTGTCAGCATCCCCTCTGAGAAACAGCGGCTTATCTACCAGGGACGGGTTCTGCAGGATGATAAGAAGCTCCAGGAATACA atgtTGGGGGAAAGGTTATCCACCTGGTGGAACGTGCTCCTCCTCAGACTCAGCTCCCTTCGGGGGCATCTTCTGGGACAGGGTCTGCCTCAGCCACCCACAGTGGGGGACCCACACTTGGTACTCGGGGGCCTGGGGCCTCTGTTCATGACCGGAATGCCAACAGCTATGTCATGGTTGGAACCTTCAACCTTCCT agtGACGGCTCTGCTGTGGACGTTCACATCAACATGGAGCAGGCCCCGATTCAG AGTGAGCCTCGAGTCCGGCTGGTGATGGCTCAGCACCTGATCAGGGACATACAGACCTTACTCTCGCGCATGGAG TGTCGAGGGGGGTCCCAAGCACAGCATAATCAGCCGCCTGCACAGACACCGACTGTGGCCCCAGAGCCAGTAGCCTTGAGTTCTCAGACATCAGAACCAGTCGAGACCGTAGTGTCTTCTCGGGAGCCCATGGAGGCGGAAGAAGTGGAGGAGCGTGCCCCAGCCCAGAGCCCGGAGCTCACCCCTTCTGGCCCAGCCCCAGCGGGCCCAACACCTGCGCCAGAGACAAATGCTCCCAA CCATCCTTCCCCTGCGGAGTATGTCGAGGTGCTCCAGGAGCTCCAGCGGCTTGAAAGCCGCCTTCATCCCTTCCTGCAGCGCTACTATGAGGTTCTGGGCGCCGCTGCCAGCACAGACTACAACAACAAT CAAGAGGGTCGAGAAGAGGACCAGCGCTTGATCAACCTGGTTGGGGAGAGCCTGCGGCTGCTGGGCAACACCTTTGTGGCGCTGTCCGATCTGCGCTGCAATCTGGCCTGTGCGCCCCCGCGGCACCTGCATGTGGTCCGACCTATGTCTCACTACACCACCCCCATGGTGCTTCAGCAGGCAGCCATCCCCATTCAG ATCAACGTGGGGACCACTGTGACCATGACTGGGAATGGGACTCGACCCCCGCCGACTCATGGCACAGAGGCACCTCCCACTGGTCCTGGACAGGCCTCGACCCTGGCTCCCTCTTCTGCTACTGTCGACTCAACTGAGGGGGCACCTCCCCCAGGGCCAGCTCCCCTGCCAACCCCCAGCCACCCGCGGGTCATCCGGATTTCCCACCAGAGCGTGGAACCCGTGGTCATGATGCACATGAACATTCAAG ATTCTGGCACACAGCCTGGTGGAGTTCCGAGTGCTCCCACTGGCCCCCTGGGACCCCCTGGTCATGGCCAGACCCTGG GCTCCACCCTCATCCAGctgccctccctgtcccctgagTTCATGCACGCCGTCGCCCACCAGATCACTCATCAGGCCATGGTGGCAGCTGTTGCCTCCGCGGCCACAG GACAGCAGATGCCAGGTTTCCAGGCAGCTCCGACCCGGGTGGTGATTGCCCGGCCCACCCCTCCACAGGCTCGGCCTTCCCATCCTGGGGGGACCCCAGTCTTGGGGACTCTG CAGGGTGCTGGTCTGGGTGCCAATGCCTCTCTAGCCCAGATGGTGAGCGGCCTTGTGGGGCAGCTTCTTATGCAGCCCGTCCTTGTGG CTCAGGGGTCCCCAGGAATGGCTGCACCTCCAGCTCCTGCCACTGCATCAGCCAGTGCTGGCACCACCAACACGGCTACCACAGCCGGCCCTGCTCCTGGGGGGcccacccagcctcctcccccccagccctccacctctgATCTGCAGTTCTCTCAGCTCCTGGGGAACTTGCTGGGACCTGCGGGGCCGGGCAGTGGAGGGCCCGGTGTGGCCCCTCCCAGCATCACAGTGGCGATGCCTGGCGTCCCTGCGTTTCTTCAGGGCGTGACTGACTTTCTGCAG GCAACGCAGACAGCCCCTCCGCcgcctccaccccccccacctccacctctggcCCCAGAACAGCAGGCCACACCCCCACCAGGGTCCCCTTCTGGTGGCACAGGGAGTCCTGGAGGCCTGGGTCCGGAAAGCCTGTCGCCGGAGTTCTTTACCTCAGTGGTGCAGGGCGTGCTGAGCTCTCTGCTGGGCTCGCTGGGGGCTCGGGCCGGCAGCAGTGAGAGCATCGCCGCTTTCATACAGCGCCTCAGCGGGTCCAGCAACATCTTCGAGCCCGGGGCTGACGGCGCTCTTG GGTTCTTTGGGGCCCTGCTCTCACTCCTGTGCCAGAACTTTTCTATGGTGGATGTGGTGATGCTTCTCCACGGGCATTTCCAGCCACTGCAGcggctccagccccagctgcgCTCCTTCTTCCACCAGCACTACCTGGGTGGCCAAGAGCCCACACCTGGTAACATCCGG ATGGCAACCCACACATTGGTCACTGGGCTAGAAGAGTATGTTCGGGAGAGTTTT TCCCTGGTGCAGGTTCAGCCAGGTGTGGACATCATCCGGACAAATCTGGAGTTCCTCCAAGAGCAGTTTAATAGCATTGCTGCTCACGTCCTGCACTGCACAG ACGGAGGGTTTGGGGCCCGTTTGCTGGAGCTGTGTAACCAGGGCCTGTTCGAATGCCTTGCTCTGAACCTGCACTGCTTGGGGGGCCAGCAGATGGAGCTAGCTGCCGTCATCAATGGCCGGATT CGTCGCATGTCTCGTGGGGTAAACCCCTCCTTGGTGAGCTGGCTGACCACGATGATGGGACTGAGGCTTCAGGTGGTCCTGGAGCACATGCCTGTAGGCCCCGATGCCATCCTCAGATACGTTCGCAGGGTTGGTGACCCCCCACAG CCACTTTCTGAGGAGCCAATGGAAGTTCAGGGATCAGAGAGAACCTCTCCTGAGCCTCAG CGGGAGAACGCTTCCCCAGCACCTGGAACAACAGCGGAAGAGGCTATGTCACGACGCCCACCTCCTGCTCCGGAGGGGGGCTCCCGAGATGAGCAGGACGGAGCGTCTGCTGAGACAGAACCTTGGGCAGCTGCAGTCCCCCCA GAATGGGTCCCTATCATCCAGCAGGACATTCAGAGCCAGCGGAAGGCGAAGCCGCAGCCTCCCCTGAGCGACGCCTACCTCAGTGGTATGCCTGCCAAGAGACGCAAG ACGATGCAGGGTGAGGGTCCCCAGCTGCTTCTTTCAGAGGCCGTGAGCCGGGCAGCTAAGGCAGCCGGAGCTCGGCCCCTGACAAGCCCTGAGAGCCTGAGCCAGGACCTGGAGGCACCAGAGGTTCAGGAGAGCTACAGGCAGCAG CTCCGGGCTGATATACAGAAGCGACTGCAGGAAGACCCCAACTACAGCCCCCAGCGCTTCCCTAATGCCCACCGGGCCTTTGCTGAGGACCCCTAG